One region of Streptomyces davaonensis JCM 4913 genomic DNA includes:
- a CDS encoding peptidoglycan-binding protein yields the protein MSTKTGPQRYPGASRANWYQDDFGGDAMQVNVVVLHTTEGRSLPGYGGGGSAPNLTAVPDLGARKLKWYQHFDIETSSRALVNLSGGVETNTLNVCQVELVGTCDPKTHAKWKKAGDAHLYWPEAPEWALLGVARFLSWMHEEHGVPLSGPKSWPAYPTSFANGGGQRMSGTRWEAFKGVCGHMHVPENQHGDPGAVDFARLLKHAKADLDLGDDEEPTETKPGTAKPAVPAFPGRKFFRAGASNEHVLTLGRQLVKRGFGDHYKVGPSKVWGEADRLNVRDFQKSRPELRGDADGHPGPLTWRLLFS from the coding sequence ATGAGTACGAAGACAGGACCCCAGCGATACCCGGGCGCGAGCCGGGCCAACTGGTACCAGGACGACTTCGGCGGCGACGCCATGCAGGTCAACGTCGTCGTCCTGCACACCACCGAGGGCCGCTCACTGCCCGGGTACGGCGGTGGCGGCTCCGCGCCGAACCTGACGGCGGTGCCGGACCTCGGGGCGAGGAAGCTGAAGTGGTACCAGCACTTCGACATCGAGACCTCCTCCCGGGCGCTGGTCAACCTCAGCGGCGGCGTCGAGACCAACACCCTGAACGTCTGCCAGGTCGAGCTGGTCGGCACCTGCGACCCCAAGACCCACGCGAAGTGGAAGAAGGCCGGCGACGCACACCTGTACTGGCCGGAGGCCCCGGAGTGGGCACTGCTCGGCGTGGCCCGCTTCCTGTCCTGGATGCACGAGGAGCACGGCGTCCCACTGTCCGGCCCGAAGTCCTGGCCCGCCTACCCGACGTCGTTCGCCAACGGCGGCGGCCAGCGCATGTCGGGCACGAGGTGGGAGGCGTTCAAGGGGGTGTGCGGGCACATGCATGTGCCGGAGAATCAGCACGGCGACCCTGGTGCCGTCGACTTCGCCCGGCTGCTGAAGCATGCCAAGGCCGATCTCGATCTCGGGGACGACGAGGAGCCGACGGAGACCAAGCCTGGGACCGCCAAGCCCGCGGTGCCTGCCTTCCCCGGACGCAAGTTCTTCCGTGCGGGTGCCTCCAACGAGCATGTGCTCACGCTCGGCAGGCAGCTGGTCAAGCGGGGGTTCGGCGATCACTACAAGGTCGGGCCCAGCAAGGTGTGGGGCGAGGCGGATCGGCTGAATGTGCGGGACTTCCAGAAGTCGCGGCCGGAGCTGCGTGGGGACGCCGACGGGCATCCCGGGCCCCTCACATGGCGGCTGCTGTTCTCGTGA
- a CDS encoding lipase family protein, with protein sequence MPVRRRLLAASVIAAACLGAQALSGTAATAADEVVSRGVTIPAFYNPPSTLPDADGALVRTEPLKLALSLPSLNGPLPGKATRLMYKSTDASGKPVAVTGAYIEPSADWKGEGPRPLVALAPGTMGQGDQCSASLGLEHPIRFNGETVSVGYEDLAIYRLLSKGAAVVVTDYAGLGATDRLHTYVNRVDEGHALLDAARAARKVAGASVTAESRVGLFGYSQGGGASAAAAELQRSYAPDVNLAGAYSGAPPADLTEVTRAIDGSGLAGALGWSLNGFVQSEPALKPIADAHLNAAGKAALADLSTMCVGDALFKYGGADSTKWTNDGRTVSDIIAATPELTAYLDTHRIGTMKPAAPVRVVTGISDDLVPHGQARRLATDWCAKGANVTYEAELIPPLGNSLLNHLTPLLTDQGDAVDWITDRLNGRSAHSNCWSMPLQP encoded by the coding sequence ATGCCCGTACGCAGACGGCTCCTGGCCGCAAGCGTCATCGCCGCTGCATGTCTCGGCGCCCAGGCCCTCTCCGGGACCGCCGCCACGGCCGCGGACGAGGTCGTGTCCCGGGGCGTCACCATCCCGGCGTTCTACAACCCGCCCAGCACCCTGCCCGACGCGGACGGCGCCCTCGTCCGCACCGAGCCGCTCAAGCTGGCCCTGAGCCTGCCCAGCCTGAACGGACCGCTGCCGGGCAAGGCCACCCGGCTCATGTACAAGTCCACCGACGCGTCCGGCAAGCCGGTCGCCGTCACCGGCGCCTACATCGAACCCTCGGCCGACTGGAAGGGCGAGGGCCCCCGGCCGCTGGTCGCACTCGCCCCTGGCACCATGGGCCAGGGCGACCAGTGCTCCGCGTCCCTGGGCCTGGAGCACCCGATCCGGTTCAACGGTGAGACGGTCTCCGTCGGCTACGAGGACCTGGCGATCTACCGGCTCCTCAGCAAGGGCGCGGCCGTCGTCGTCACCGACTACGCGGGCCTCGGCGCCACCGACCGCCTGCACACCTACGTCAACCGGGTCGACGAGGGGCACGCCCTCCTCGACGCCGCCCGTGCCGCCCGCAAGGTCGCCGGGGCCTCGGTCACCGCCGAGTCCCGGGTGGGCCTGTTCGGCTACAGCCAGGGCGGCGGGGCCAGCGCCGCGGCCGCCGAACTCCAGCGCTCCTACGCCCCCGACGTCAACCTCGCCGGCGCCTACTCCGGTGCCCCGCCCGCCGACCTGACCGAGGTCACCCGGGCCATCGACGGCAGCGGACTCGCCGGTGCGCTGGGCTGGTCCCTGAACGGCTTCGTCCAGTCCGAACCGGCGCTGAAGCCGATCGCGGACGCCCATCTGAACGCGGCCGGCAAGGCGGCGCTGGCCGACCTGTCGACGATGTGCGTGGGCGACGCCCTGTTCAAGTACGGCGGCGCCGACAGCACGAAGTGGACCAACGACGGCCGCACGGTCAGCGACATCATCGCCGCCACCCCGGAGCTGACGGCCTACCTCGACACCCACCGCATCGGCACCATGAAGCCGGCCGCCCCGGTCCGCGTGGTCACCGGCATCAGCGACGACCTGGTCCCCCACGGCCAGGCCCGGAGGCTGGCGACCGACTGGTGCGCCAAGGGCGCGAACGTGACCTACGAGGCCGAGCTGATCCCGCCCCTGGGCAATTCGCTCCTCAACCACCTCACCCCCCTGCTCACCGACCAGGGCGACGCGGTGGACTGGATCACGGACCGGCTGAACGGCAGGTCCGCGCACTCCAACTGCTGGAGCATGCCGCTCCAGCCGTGA